From one Flavobacterium kingsejongi genomic stretch:
- the mrdA gene encoding penicillin-binding protein 2 — protein sequence MRKALFPSLIILAALAIIARLLYLQVFDDSFKVKSDDNAIKRKYEYPERGYIYDRNGKLLVANQPSYDIMVIPKEIKSLDTLEFCKLLNITLDDFKINIAKARVYSPMLPSVFLPQLNKKEYAALQEKIRKFEGFYIQKRSLRDYQTTAGANVFGFITQVNDRIIEKNPYYKSGDLIGRQGVEEYYEEALRGVKGVKYIQRDRFNREIGPYKEGIFDTTAIQGEDINLTLDIILQEYGESLMINKRGGIVAIEPKTGEILALVTAPSYDPSILIGRERSRNYTKLYNDSIAKPLYDRGLLAEYPPGSPFKILTGLIGLQEEVIDENTTFVCHHGFSYARGAFMKCHDSGSNNLHSGTFHSCNTYFANVYKRIIEKYPKPRYGVDAWSSHLLSFGLGNFMGYDLPPGKKGSVPTSKLYDRFYPNGGWKSTTIISNSIGQGEVLMTPIQLANMMAAVANEGYYYTPHMIKKIEGQTIDKKFTTRHTTTIDKQYFKPMIQGLFDVYNMGTARSLRVEGIDICGKTGTAENFPKINGKRTQLTDHSIFVAFAPKDNPRIAVAVFVENGYWGARWAGPIASLMIEKYLRGKITRTDLETRMLNGSLEVEYAKVTSGVPFTINK from the coding sequence ATGAGAAAAGCCCTTTTCCCATCCCTGATTATCCTGGCCGCTTTGGCAATCATCGCGAGGCTTTTGTACCTGCAGGTTTTTGACGATTCATTTAAAGTGAAATCGGATGATAATGCCATCAAACGAAAATATGAATATCCGGAACGCGGTTATATCTACGACCGTAATGGAAAATTACTGGTTGCCAACCAGCCTTCCTATGACATCATGGTTATCCCAAAAGAAATCAAATCTTTAGACACGCTGGAGTTTTGCAAGCTGCTTAACATCACGCTGGATGACTTTAAAATTAATATTGCGAAAGCAAGGGTATACAGCCCAATGTTACCTTCGGTATTTTTACCGCAGCTCAACAAAAAAGAGTATGCTGCGCTTCAGGAAAAAATACGCAAATTTGAAGGTTTCTACATTCAAAAACGTTCGTTACGGGATTACCAGACTACAGCTGGCGCCAATGTTTTTGGCTTTATCACTCAGGTGAACGACCGTATCATCGAAAAAAATCCTTACTATAAAAGTGGTGATTTAATTGGCCGCCAGGGTGTTGAAGAATATTACGAAGAAGCACTCAGGGGCGTAAAAGGGGTAAAATACATTCAGAGGGATCGTTTTAATCGCGAAATTGGCCCCTATAAAGAAGGGATTTTTGATACTACTGCCATCCAGGGAGAAGATATCAACCTTACACTTGACATTATTCTTCAGGAATATGGCGAATCCCTAATGATCAATAAAAGAGGCGGTATCGTAGCCATAGAACCTAAAACGGGTGAAATCCTGGCTTTGGTAACTGCGCCTTCTTATGACCCATCCATACTAATAGGACGGGAACGTTCCCGCAATTATACTAAATTATACAACGACTCCATTGCGAAACCGCTGTATGACCGTGGCCTTTTAGCGGAATATCCTCCGGGCTCTCCGTTTAAGATCCTCACGGGACTTATAGGGCTCCAGGAAGAAGTTATTGATGAGAACACTACATTCGTGTGCCATCATGGTTTTTCTTATGCCCGTGGTGCTTTTATGAAATGTCATGACTCCGGAAGCAACAACCTCCACAGCGGAACTTTTCACTCGTGTAATACCTATTTTGCTAATGTCTACAAACGGATCATTGAGAAATATCCAAAACCGAGATATGGTGTAGATGCCTGGAGCAGCCACCTGCTAAGTTTTGGCTTGGGCAATTTCATGGGATATGATTTACCACCCGGAAAAAAAGGCTCTGTTCCTACATCCAAGCTGTACGATCGATTTTACCCGAACGGAGGCTGGAAAAGTACTACCATCATATCCAATTCCATTGGACAGGGCGAGGTACTGATGACCCCAATCCAATTGGCCAATATGATGGCAGCAGTAGCAAACGAAGGTTATTATTATACGCCCCACATGATTAAAAAAATCGAGGGACAAACTATTGATAAAAAATTTACTACCCGCCATACGACAACCATCGACAAGCAATATTTCAAACCGATGATCCAGGGGCTTTTCGATGTCTATAACATGGGAACTGCACGTTCATTACGCGTTGAAGGAATTGACATTTGTGGTAAAACCGGAACAGCAGAAAATTTCCCTAAAATCAACGGTAAAAGAACACAATTGACCGACCACTCTATTTTTGTTGCTTTTGCGCCAAAAGATAATCCAAGAATTGCAGTTGCCGTATTCGTAGAAAACGGTTATTGGGGAGCGCGTTGGGCCGGGCCAATTGCCAGCCTTATGATCGAAAAATACCTTAGGGGTAAAATTACCCGTACCGATTTAGAGACCCGAATGCTCAATGGAAGCCTGGAAGTTGAATATGCCAAAGTAACCAGCGGCGTTCCATTTACGATAAATAAATAA
- a CDS encoding rod shape-determining protein MreD, translating to MNSALLTNIIRFVLLLLAQVVLFNNINLFGFINPYPYILFIILYPVNGNKTALLLFSFALGILMDMFCNSGGVHATASLVLAYIRPTIFKFSFGVSYEYQTVKINDRLTPERFSFILISVIIHHLLLFVLEIFKFNLIIDVLIRTFASALFTLILCIILIYIFKPAKK from the coding sequence ATGAATAGCGCCTTACTCACAAATATCATCCGATTTGTTTTGTTGCTACTCGCTCAGGTGGTACTCTTCAATAATATCAATCTTTTCGGTTTTATAAACCCGTACCCTTATATTTTATTCATTATCCTGTATCCGGTCAATGGAAATAAAACTGCTTTATTGCTATTCAGTTTTGCGCTTGGGATACTAATGGATATGTTTTGCAATTCAGGAGGCGTACACGCTACAGCATCTCTAGTACTGGCCTATATCAGGCCTACAATTTTCAAGTTTTCCTTTGGGGTAAGTTACGAATACCAGACTGTAAAAATCAATGACCGGTTAACGCCGGAACGCTTTTCATTCATACTGATTTCCGTTATAATACACCATTTATTGCTTTTTGTATTGGAAATCTTTAAATTTAACCTGATTATAGATGTTCTTATCCGGACATTTGCTTCGGCTTTATTCACCCTGATCTTGTGCATTATCCTGATCTATATTTTCAAGCCTGCTAAAAAATGA
- the mreC gene encoding rod shape-determining protein MreC, with the protein MQQIVNFIFKNSNKLLFLLLLGISLTLTIQSHSFHRSKAITSANGVTGYIYSKIDEATAYLSLREENNKLALENANLRSILYNKADSLKPIVKDSMIGAYTIKVIQSKVIKNSYNVPENYLTIKSGAMQGIKPDMGVINSLGIVGIIEKTSNNYATVISILNRKSQINAKIKKSNHFGSLIWNGESTGFVQLIDVPRLASVRKGDTIVTGGRSVIFPENIPIGTIDKIYIDKETNYYTLNIRLFNDMTNVGDIYVIENMDKEEIIKLEEETTPNE; encoded by the coding sequence ATGCAGCAAATAGTAAATTTTATTTTTAAAAACAGCAATAAATTGCTGTTTTTGCTGCTTTTAGGTATTTCGTTAACCCTGACCATACAGTCGCATTCTTTTCACAGGAGTAAAGCGATTACATCGGCAAACGGGGTTACCGGATATATCTATTCCAAAATAGATGAAGCTACAGCCTATCTTAGCCTACGAGAAGAAAATAATAAACTGGCACTTGAAAATGCCAACCTGCGTTCCATACTGTACAACAAAGCGGATTCCCTGAAGCCAATTGTCAAAGACAGCATGATTGGCGCCTACACTATCAAAGTAATCCAATCTAAGGTTATTAAAAACTCCTATAATGTTCCCGAAAATTACCTTACGATTAAAAGTGGAGCAATGCAGGGCATCAAACCTGATATGGGCGTAATCAACAGCCTGGGAATTGTCGGTATTATTGAAAAGACATCCAATAATTACGCAACGGTCATCAGTATCCTCAACCGTAAATCGCAAATCAACGCTAAAATTAAAAAATCAAATCACTTTGGATCGCTGATCTGGAACGGTGAAAGCACCGGATTTGTACAGTTAATTGACGTTCCAAGATTAGCTTCGGTACGCAAAGGCGATACCATCGTAACCGGTGGGCGCTCTGTGATCTTCCCGGAAAACATTCCTATTGGAACTATTGATAAAATTTACATTGATAAAGAAACGAATTACTACACCCTGAACATCCGACTGTTTAACGACATGACGAATGTGGGCGATATCTATGTCATTGAAAACATGGACAAAGAAGAAATTATTAAATTAGAAGAAGAAACTACTCCAAATGAATAG
- a CDS encoding rod shape-determining protein: MGFFDFMTEDIAIDLGTANTLIIHNDKVVIDSPSIVARDRISGKIIAVGKEANMMQGKTHENIKTIRPLKDGVIADFDASEKMISMFIKSIPALKKRMFTPALRMVVCIPSGITEVEMRAVKESCERVNGKEVYLIHEPMAAAIGIGIDIMQPKGNMIVDIGGGTTEIAVIALGGIVCDKSVKIAGDVFTNDIVYYMRTQHNLFVGESTAEKIKITIGAATEDLETPPDDMSVQGRDLLTGKPKQVEVSFREIAKALDKSIQRIEDAVMETLSQTPPELAADIYNTGIYLAGGGSMLRGLDKRISQKTDLPVYIAEDPLRAVVRGTGMALKNIQKFKSILIK; encoded by the coding sequence ATGGGATTTTTTGATTTCATGACCGAGGACATTGCGATCGACCTTGGTACCGCAAATACACTTATCATCCACAACGACAAAGTTGTGATTGACAGCCCTTCAATAGTTGCCCGTGATCGTATCTCTGGCAAAATTATAGCTGTGGGTAAGGAGGCGAATATGATGCAGGGGAAAACGCATGAAAACATTAAGACCATAAGGCCACTGAAAGACGGTGTAATTGCTGATTTCGATGCTTCTGAAAAAATGATCAGTATGTTCATCAAAAGCATTCCCGCACTGAAGAAAAGGATGTTTACTCCAGCGCTTCGTATGGTCGTATGTATCCCTTCCGGAATTACCGAAGTGGAAATGCGTGCGGTAAAAGAATCGTGTGAGCGTGTAAACGGAAAAGAAGTATACCTGATCCATGAGCCAATGGCTGCTGCGATTGGTATTGGAATTGATATCATGCAACCAAAAGGAAATATGATCGTTGATATCGGTGGTGGTACTACAGAGATTGCGGTAATTGCTCTTGGAGGAATTGTATGTGACAAATCTGTAAAAATTGCCGGTGACGTTTTTACAAATGACATCGTTTATTATATGAGAACCCAGCACAACCTTTTCGTAGGAGAAAGTACGGCTGAAAAAATAAAAATCACCATTGGTGCTGCGACCGAAGATTTGGAAACACCACCAGATGATATGTCCGTACAGGGAAGGGATTTGCTAACCGGGAAACCAAAGCAAGTAGAAGTATCCTTCCGCGAAATTGCTAAAGCCTTGGACAAATCGATTCAACGCATTGAGGATGCCGTGATGGAAACCCTGTCACAAACACCTCCGGAACTTGCCGCAGATATTTACAATACCGGTATTTACCTTGCTGGTGGTGGATCGATGCTAAGAGGACTGGACAAAAGGATTTCACAGAAAACGGACTTACCTGTTTACATTGCAGAAGATCCTTTAAGAGCTGTCGTACGTGGAACAGGAATGGCTCTTAAAAACATTCAAAAATTCAAAAGTATTCTCATAAAATAA